Proteins encoded in a region of the Puniceibacterium sp. IMCC21224 genome:
- a CDS encoding ABC-F family ATP-binding cassette domain-containing protein gives MAQTPLFQLSDIALTFGGDPVFADLSLVVQPGDRVALVGRNGSGKSTLLKVMAGLVEADSGLRTVSPGISVGYMEQEPDLAGFETLGDYAAQGLEPGEMYLVERAGEGLKFDPERLVATASGGERRRAALARLMAQEPDLMLLDEPTNHLDIEAIGWLESELKTTRKAFVLISHDRRFLTELTRATLWIDRGAVRRQEQGFADFEAWRDKTWEEEDQNRHKLDRKIKAEAKWAVEGISARRTRNQGRVRALQDLRAERSSMIRRQGTAAMGLSSGGASGKKVIDAQGISKRFGDAVVLEDFSLTVQRGDRVAFVGPNGVGKTTLIRMLTGEIAPDSGTVKLGTNLDVAVFDQGRARLDPDMSLWESMTGDSEMRVSGKADQILVRGQPKHVVGYLKEFLFDEAQARAPVRSLSGGEKARLLLARIMARESNLLVLDEPTNDLDVETLDLLQDLLGDYDGTVLLISHDRDFLDRVASTTVALEGDGRGTVYAGGWSDYRSQRGGDFSDVKAQKGSKRAKGGAAKAATPTVKGLSFTEQHKLDALPGEIARLEAEIAKLEELLATPELFTREPVKFRKATEALVTRQSALAKAEEDWLSLAERAEAAG, from the coding sequence ATGGCACAGACACCCCTTTTCCAGCTTTCCGACATTGCTCTTACCTTTGGGGGGGATCCGGTATTTGCCGATCTGTCGCTTGTGGTGCAGCCCGGTGACCGGGTGGCGCTGGTCGGGCGCAACGGGTCGGGCAAATCGACGCTGCTAAAGGTCATGGCGGGACTGGTCGAGGCAGATAGCGGTTTGCGAACCGTGTCGCCGGGAATTTCGGTCGGGTATATGGAGCAGGAACCGGATCTAGCTGGATTTGAAACCCTGGGCGACTATGCCGCGCAAGGACTTGAGCCGGGCGAGATGTACCTGGTCGAGCGGGCTGGCGAGGGGCTGAAGTTCGATCCCGAACGGTTGGTGGCGACAGCGTCAGGGGGGGAGCGTCGGCGCGCGGCTCTGGCGCGGCTGATGGCGCAGGAACCGGACCTGATGCTTCTGGACGAGCCGACGAACCATCTGGATATCGAGGCGATTGGCTGGCTCGAATCCGAGCTAAAGACCACACGCAAGGCCTTTGTCCTGATCAGCCACGACCGCCGTTTCCTGACCGAGCTGACGCGCGCGACGCTGTGGATCGACCGCGGCGCGGTGCGGCGGCAAGAGCAGGGCTTTGCCGATTTCGAGGCCTGGCGCGACAAGACCTGGGAAGAAGAAGATCAGAACCGTCACAAGCTGGATCGCAAGATCAAGGCCGAGGCCAAGTGGGCGGTTGAGGGTATCAGCGCCCGGCGTACCCGCAATCAGGGCCGCGTGCGCGCGTTGCAAGATTTGCGGGCCGAGCGCAGCTCGATGATCCGACGGCAGGGCACTGCGGCTATGGGACTTAGTTCCGGCGGGGCGTCGGGCAAAAAGGTGATCGACGCGCAGGGGATTTCCAAACGGTTCGGTGATGCCGTTGTGCTCGAGGATTTTTCGCTAACGGTGCAGCGCGGCGACCGCGTTGCCTTTGTCGGCCCGAACGGCGTGGGCAAGACCACACTGATCCGTATGCTGACAGGAGAGATTGCCCCCGATAGTGGCACGGTCAAGTTAGGTACCAATCTGGATGTGGCTGTGTTCGATCAGGGCCGGGCGCGGCTCGATCCTGATATGAGTCTGTGGGAAAGCATGACCGGCGATTCCGAGATGCGGGTGTCGGGCAAGGCGGATCAGATTTTGGTGCGTGGCCAGCCAAAGCATGTGGTCGGATATCTCAAGGAATTCCTGTTTGATGAGGCGCAGGCACGTGCGCCCGTGCGGTCGTTGTCGGGCGGTGAAAAGGCGCGGCTGCTGCTGGCCCGGATCATGGCGCGGGAAAGCAACCTTTTGGTGCTGGACGAACCGACCAACGATCTGGACGTCGAGACGCTGGATTTGTTGCAGGACTTGCTGGGTGATTATGACGGCACCGTGCTGCTGATCAGCCACGACCGCGACTTTTTGGATCGGGTGGCGAGTACAACTGTTGCGCTGGAAGGCGACGGGCGCGGTACGGTCTATGCTGGCGGCTGGAGCGACTACCGCTCGCAACGCGGCGGTGATTTCAGTGACGTCAAAGCACAGAAAGGGTCCAAGCGGGCCAAAGGTGGTGCAGCCAAGGCGGCAACGCCCACGGTAAAAGGACTGAGTTTTACCGAGCAGCACAAGCTCGACGCTCTGCCGGGCGAGATTGCCCGCCTGGAGGCGGAGATTGCCAAGCTGGAAGAGTTGCTGGCCACACCCGAGCTGTTTACCCGCGAGCCGGTGAA
- a CDS encoding [glutamate--ammonia-ligase] adenylyltransferase: protein MDFVSRMTRCPRPYLPDAGRDALEAVPWARGAVAELLNGTGGSSPYLKGLIAREAEWLQSALDDPEGTLSVLMTKVGALRADTVAPGLRQAKRRVALLTALADLAGVWPLEKVTGTLSDFADLACEAALRPALALEVKRGKLPGMTEADLETACGMVVLAMGKMGGAELNYSSDIDLICLFDETRFDPEQYHEARSGFVRATRKMSGTLNDLTGDGYVFRTDLRLRPDPSVTPVCMAMDAAERYYESLGRTWERAAYIKARPAAGDIAAGQTFLETLRPFIWRRHLDFAAIQDAHDIRLRIRKHKGLGGPITVPGHNLKLGRGGIREIEFFTQTRQLIAGGRDPDLRVRGTVPGLRVLASKGWFPPEVAETLARHYRHLREVEHRVQMINDAQTHDMPGSDDGLDRLASLMGLDTTTMTRDLRDRLTEVHQLTEGFFAPDACEPAAESDNENAITSRWPNYPALRSGRAVEIFNRLRPEILSRLGQAAKPDEALLAFDGFLEGLPAGVQVFSLFEANPQLIDLLVDITGISADLARHLSRNAGVLDAVIGGDFFADWPGGVALTAELGDVLAREADYERKLDAARRWGKEWHFRIGVHLLRGLADAAETGMRYADLAQASLAGLWPVVQAEFAKKHGPAPGRGAVVLGMGSLGAGRLHARSDLDVIVIYDPDGVETSDGRRPLPSRTYYARLTQALITGLTAPMAEGRLYELDMRLRPSGNQGPVATSLDAFRTYQKNDAWTWEHLALTRARVVAGPVALAQDVEAFRNTLLIVPRDDHEVLRDVAQMRARIAAAKRASDPWDPKLGRGRMQDIELFAQAGALVSATPDRSVATGIEAARDLGWISAPQAAHLVHTHTLCWTVQIGARLISDSVLKPQALGAGGCRFLTKLAGVTGIDALLSQLEQDAAAAAAILDAVLPDAEETS, encoded by the coding sequence ATGGATTTTGTTTCTCGCATGACGCGCTGCCCGCGACCATATTTACCCGATGCCGGGCGTGACGCCCTGGAAGCGGTGCCCTGGGCCCGTGGGGCGGTGGCTGAATTGCTGAATGGAACCGGTGGCAGCAGTCCCTATCTCAAGGGTTTGATCGCGCGCGAGGCTGAATGGCTTCAGTCAGCGCTGGACGATCCCGAGGGCACGCTAAGCGTGCTGATGACCAAAGTCGGCGCGCTCAGGGCCGACACGGTTGCACCTGGGTTACGACAGGCCAAGCGCCGCGTGGCGCTGTTGACTGCGCTGGCAGATCTGGCAGGCGTTTGGCCGCTGGAAAAGGTCACCGGCACTCTCAGCGATTTCGCTGACCTCGCCTGCGAGGCGGCGTTGCGTCCGGCGCTGGCGCTTGAGGTTAAGCGCGGCAAGCTGCCCGGCATGACCGAGGCGGATCTTGAAACGGCTTGTGGGATGGTGGTGCTGGCCATGGGCAAAATGGGCGGCGCAGAGCTGAATTATTCGTCGGATATCGATTTGATCTGCCTGTTTGATGAGACGCGGTTCGACCCGGAGCAGTATCACGAAGCGCGATCGGGCTTTGTCCGCGCCACCCGCAAGATGAGCGGGACGCTGAATGATCTGACCGGCGACGGCTATGTCTTTCGCACCGACCTGCGGCTGCGGCCCGATCCATCGGTCACGCCGGTCTGCATGGCGATGGACGCGGCCGAGCGGTATTACGAAAGTTTGGGCCGCACCTGGGAACGCGCCGCCTATATCAAAGCGCGGCCAGCGGCGGGGGACATTGCAGCGGGGCAAACGTTTCTTGAGACGCTGCGCCCGTTTATCTGGCGGCGGCATCTGGATTTTGCGGCAATTCAGGATGCGCACGATATCCGCTTGCGAATTCGCAAACACAAGGGGCTGGGCGGGCCGATCACGGTGCCGGGGCACAACCTCAAACTCGGGCGCGGCGGTATCCGCGAGATCGAGTTTTTCACCCAGACACGGCAGTTGATCGCCGGCGGGCGCGATCCGGATCTGCGGGTGCGCGGAACCGTGCCGGGGTTGCGTGTGCTGGCGTCCAAAGGCTGGTTTCCGCCCGAGGTGGCTGAGACGCTGGCGCGGCATTACCGTCACCTGCGCGAGGTCGAACACCGGGTCCAGATGATCAACGACGCGCAGACCCACGACATGCCCGGATCGGACGACGGGCTGGACAGGCTCGCCAGCCTGATGGGGCTGGACACGACCACGATGACGCGCGATTTGCGCGACCGGCTGACCGAAGTGCATCAGCTGACTGAGGGGTTCTTTGCCCCCGACGCCTGTGAACCAGCGGCGGAAAGTGACAATGAAAACGCGATCACGTCGCGCTGGCCAAACTATCCGGCACTGCGATCCGGGCGCGCGGTTGAGATTTTCAACCGGCTGCGCCCCGAGATCCTGTCGCGGCTGGGACAGGCCGCCAAACCCGATGAAGCGCTGCTGGCGTTCGACGGCTTTCTCGAAGGGTTGCCGGCCGGCGTTCAGGTGTTTTCGCTGTTCGAGGCCAATCCGCAGCTCATTGACCTGCTGGTGGACATCACGGGCATATCCGCCGATCTGGCGCGGCATCTGTCGCGCAATGCGGGTGTACTCGATGCGGTGATCGGCGGCGATTTCTTTGCCGATTGGCCGGGCGGTGTGGCACTGACTGCTGAACTGGGCGACGTACTGGCACGCGAGGCCGATTATGAACGCAAGCTGGATGCGGCGCGGCGCTGGGGCAAGGAATGGCATTTTCGCATCGGGGTGCATCTGTTGCGCGGGCTGGCCGACGCGGCCGAGACGGGGATGCGCTATGCTGATCTGGCGCAGGCTTCGCTGGCGGGGCTATGGCCGGTGGTGCAGGCAGAGTTTGCCAAAAAGCACGGCCCGGCGCCGGGGCGGGGTGCCGTTGTGCTGGGCATGGGGTCGCTGGGTGCCGGGCGGTTACATGCGCGTTCGGACCTTGATGTGATCGTGATCTATGATCCGGATGGGGTCGAGACGTCTGATGGGCGTCGCCCGCTGCCGTCCCGAACCTATTATGCGCGACTGACACAGGCATTGATCACTGGTCTGACCGCGCCGATGGCCGAGGGGCGGCTGTATGAGCTGGACATGCGTCTGCGCCCGTCAGGCAATCAAGGTCCGGTGGCAACCAGTCTGGATGCCTTTCGCACTTATCAAAAGAATGACGCCTGGACTTGGGAGCATCTGGCGCTGACGCGGGCGCGGGTTGTTGCCGGTCCCGTGGCGTTGGCGCAGGATGTCGAGGCATTTCGCAACACCTTGTTGATCGTGCCGCGCGACGATCATGAGGTGCTGCGCGACGTGGCACAGATGCGCGCAAGAATTGCGGCGGCCAAGAGGGCTAGCGATCCCTGGGACCCCAAGCTGGGGCGCGGGCGGATGCAGGACATCGAACTGTTTGCCCAGGCCGGCGCATTGGTAAGTGCGACGCCTGATCGCAGCGTGGCAACCGGGATAGAGGCGGCGCGCGACCTTGGTTGGATATCAGCGCCGCAGGCAGCGCATTTGGTGCACACGCATACCCTGTGCTGGACCGTGCAGATCGGCGCGCGGCTGATTTCGGACAGCGTGCTGAAACCTCAAGCGCTTGGTGCGGGGGGGTGTCGTTTCCTCACAAAACTGGCTGGGGTTACGGGAATCGATGCGTTGTTGTCGCAGCTGGAACAGGACGCTGCCGCCGCTGCGGCGATACTGGACGCGGTTCTGCCGGATGCAGAGGAGACGTCATGA
- a CDS encoding YbaK/EbsC family protein — MSKSLKRVRAALADAGIEPEVVEAGQARTAAEAAAAVGCALDQIAKSIIFRGETSQTALLFLTAGGNQVDAARASALAGEPLGKADAALIRCQTGFAIGGVAPLGHLNPIRAWLDPRLLEFETVWAAAGTPRHVFALRSTLLQPLTGAEIADFTKTPPPQHQ, encoded by the coding sequence GTGAGTAAGAGTCTGAAACGTGTCCGTGCAGCGCTTGCCGATGCCGGGATCGAACCCGAGGTTGTCGAGGCGGGACAGGCCAGGACCGCTGCCGAGGCAGCCGCGGCTGTGGGCTGCGCGCTCGACCAGATTGCCAAGTCGATCATCTTTCGTGGCGAGACGTCGCAGACCGCACTGCTATTCCTGACGGCTGGTGGAAATCAGGTAGACGCGGCGCGTGCCTCTGCTCTTGCGGGTGAACCGCTGGGCAAGGCGGATGCCGCGCTGATCCGGTGTCAGACCGGCTTTGCCATTGGCGGGGTCGCGCCCCTGGGGCATCTCAATCCGATCCGCGCCTGGCTTGACCCCCGCCTGCTGGAGTTCGAAACAGTCTGGGCGGCGGCAGGCACGCCCCGGCATGTGTTTGCACTGCGCTCGACGCTTTTACAGCCCCTAACCGGAGCCGAAATAGCGGATTTCACTAAAACCCCACCGCCCCAACACCAGTAA
- a CDS encoding DUF2852 domain-containing protein yields MTSTYTNATLPADAGWFSRCESWLDSKGKGAWAAAIILGFIFFWPVGLALLFYVIWSKRMFSKSCGKGRHAHRRHHGFHGMKSSGNSAFDAYKEETLRRLQDEQENFEAFLERLRAAKDKSEFDQFMEDREARTRGNDDAEAPNLPA; encoded by the coding sequence ATGACTTCAACCTATACGAACGCAACGCTTCCTGCCGATGCCGGTTGGTTTTCGCGATGCGAGAGCTGGCTGGACAGCAAGGGCAAAGGCGCATGGGCCGCCGCAATTATACTCGGCTTTATCTTTTTCTGGCCGGTCGGCCTCGCCCTTCTCTTTTACGTGATCTGGAGCAAACGCATGTTTTCAAAATCCTGCGGCAAAGGCCGCCACGCGCATCGCCGTCACCACGGCTTTCACGGTATGAAATCCTCGGGCAACAGCGCCTTTGACGCCTACAAGGAAGAAACGCTGCGCCGTTTGCAGGATGAACAGGAAAACTTTGAGGCATTCCTTGAACGGCTGCGCGCCGCCAAGGACAAGTCCGAGTTCGACCAGTTCATGGAAGACCGCGAAGCCCGAACACGCGGCAACGACGACGCGGAAGCGCCCAACTTGCCAGCATAA
- a CDS encoding RDD family protein, giving the protein MDHTISHLPDPQYQPQFYNDVPLKRALAWVVDLIVVLALLIPVVLMTAFVGLFFLPVLFLCISFVYRVITLASGSATWGMRLMAIELRDARGRRLTPGLAFVHTLGYTISLSLPLVQLVSVIFMATSEHGQGLSDMSLGTVMINRRA; this is encoded by the coding sequence ATGGATCATACGATATCCCACTTACCCGACCCGCAGTATCAGCCGCAGTTCTACAACGATGTGCCGCTAAAACGGGCGTTGGCGTGGGTCGTGGACCTGATCGTGGTCCTGGCATTGTTGATCCCGGTTGTCCTGATGACAGCGTTTGTCGGACTTTTCTTCCTGCCAGTGCTGTTTCTCTGCATTAGCTTTGTTTACCGCGTGATAACTCTGGCATCCGGATCTGCGACTTGGGGTATGCGCCTTATGGCGATTGAATTGCGCGACGCCCGCGGGCGACGTTTGACCCCGGGCCTCGCCTTTGTGCATACTTTGGGCTACACGATCTCGCTTTCGCTACCACTGGTGCAACTGGTGTCGGTTATCTTCATGGCCACATCCGAGCACGGCCAGGGCCTGAGCGATATGTCGCTGGGTACCGTAATGATCAACCGTCGGGCATAA
- a CDS encoding arginyltransferase yields MRHTLPLAPQFYVTAPQPCPYLPGRMERKLFTALQGDTAEKLNDSLSKQGFRRSQNVLYRPSCAECAACLSARIDVSAFNPSRSQRRTLNRNRHLVRRATSPWATEDQYSLFRRYLDQRHADGGMADMDVFEFAAMIEETPIRSRVVEYVNRDTDTLTAVCLTDVLDDGLSMVYSFYEPTLPKQSLGSYIIFDHIEIAREAGLPYVYLGYWVPGSDKMGYKAGYSGLEIYRKGKWQKLQPSDTFEADIHPLSTDPIAEQVANISLPDVRG; encoded by the coding sequence ATGCGCCACACGCTGCCACTTGCGCCGCAATTTTATGTGACCGCCCCGCAGCCGTGCCCCTATTTGCCGGGACGGATGGAGCGAAAGCTTTTTACCGCATTGCAGGGTGATACGGCGGAAAAGCTGAATGATTCCCTGTCCAAGCAGGGCTTTCGCCGGTCACAGAACGTGCTGTACCGACCATCTTGTGCGGAATGCGCCGCTTGTCTGTCGGCGCGCATTGATGTGTCTGCGTTCAATCCCAGCCGCAGCCAGCGCCGCACCTTGAATCGCAACCGCCACCTTGTGCGCCGCGCCACCAGCCCATGGGCGACCGAGGATCAGTACAGCCTGTTCCGGCGCTACCTTGACCAGCGCCACGCCGATGGCGGCATGGCCGACATGGACGTGTTCGAATTCGCCGCGATGATCGAAGAGACGCCAATCCGCAGCCGCGTCGTGGAATATGTCAATCGCGACACCGATACACTGACGGCGGTGTGCCTGACAGATGTGCTCGATGATGGGCTGTCGATGGTCTATTCCTTTTACGAACCGACGCTGCCAAAGCAGAGCCTGGGATCCTACATCATATTTGATCATATCGAAATCGCGCGCGAAGCCGGGCTGCCCTATGTCTATCTCGGCTACTGGGTGCCCGGGTCTGACAAGATGGGATACAAGGCCGGGTATTCCGGGCTCGAGATTTATCGCAAGGGCAAGTGGCAAAAACTGCAGCCGTCCGACACTTTTGAGGCGGATATTCACCCGCTCTCGACCGATCCGATTGCGGAACAGGTTGCCAATATTTCGCTGCCCGACGTCCGCGGATGA
- a CDS encoding VOC family protein: MTQRLHAVTLVVPDYDTAIAFYVDTLGFTLLDDLRLSASKRWVRVALPGDDATSLLLARADTPEQQTSIGNQTGGRVGFFLATDDFHRDHSAMTAAGVTFEESPRSEVYGIVAVFRDPFGNRWDLIQFT, from the coding sequence ATGACGCAGCGCCTGCACGCCGTGACGTTGGTTGTACCCGACTATGACACGGCCATCGCGTTTTACGTCGATACCTTGGGATTCACGCTGCTTGACGATCTGAGGTTGTCGGCCAGCAAACGCTGGGTCCGCGTTGCCTTGCCCGGGGACGATGCGACCAGCCTGCTGCTGGCCCGCGCCGACACCCCGGAACAACAGACCAGCATCGGCAATCAGACCGGCGGTCGGGTTGGCTTTTTCCTGGCCACTGACGATTTCCATCGGGACCACTCGGCAATGACCGCCGCTGGCGTGACGTTTGAAGAAAGCCCGCGCAGCGAAGTCTATGGCATCGTTGCCGTCTTTCGCGACCCGTTTGGCAACCGCTGGGATCTGATCCAGTTTACCTGA
- a CDS encoding cupin domain-containing protein — translation MSENTKLTLPVTRLARENDKFRDVIWTGDQAQLVLMAIPQGGEIGGEVHKGHDQLLWFVEGTGRAKIGETEYDFGEGDLSIVPSGTYHNFRNTGSGPLKLYTTYSPPEHEPGEKYATKKEADSAEA, via the coding sequence ATGTCCGAGAACACAAAACTCACTCTGCCCGTCACCCGTCTTGCGCGCGAAAACGATAAATTCCGCGACGTGATCTGGACCGGCGATCAGGCGCAACTTGTCCTCATGGCAATTCCCCAGGGCGGCGAAATCGGCGGCGAAGTTCACAAAGGGCATGATCAACTTTTGTGGTTTGTCGAGGGAACAGGCCGGGCCAAAATCGGCGAGACCGAATACGATTTTGGTGAGGGCGATCTGAGCATTGTCCCCTCTGGCACATATCACAATTTCCGCAATACCGGGTCTGGGCCACTGAAACTCTATACAACTTACAGCCCGCCAGAGCATGAACCGGGCGAAAAATACGCCACCAAGAAAGAGGCCGATTCAGCAGAGGCCTGA
- a CDS encoding TRAP transporter large permease subunit has product MLFGLDGVEIGLIIVFATLFASILSGFPVAFAIGGAGVISFGIIAALDSAGLLIHQAIDTGSGAYDALVASGVNADSISIFRNPDLPRAGISVFPQGWETALDRNVSFIVNRINERVLAGQSIETLLAVLMFVLMGIVLERSKIANDLLTTMARVFGPLPGGLAVSIVVVGAFLAASTGIVGATVVTMGLLALPTMLRNNYSPELATGVIAASGTLGQIIPPSIVIVLLGTLAGDLYSAAQDARAQLAGCTDALTYLGEPAVVSVGTLFQAALLPGILLAMLYALYAFGYAMLNPHKAPAVAMGAANGEIITKGEGFTWFLGVPIAIIAGTLLLAEVGLVGSQSTTVDSFSDIGEAASLRTNVGADCQASMIELHGQSAWDTALEEQAAIDASGGAVESHRLSAEEVTQARAEKVANAAPIGTGVAILLILMAVPLAFARGVSPSSAPMPLIVGAIGILGVMLVDVLFVGPLTSSGVVVLLVAIPAGIALWGCREAAIRMSQNELIRVVFPPLVLIVAVLGSILGGITNPTPAAALGAAGAIMLAAYRKLKEQDRSPKIILYSTFAVMVMILVGVNFDMRINLAEGASVETWIAFTVAYAAYLYAGFGLLFACWVLFKSGVLTPAVRETAKVTSMVFTILIASQLLNLVVISFGGEHYIQDFLKSFDSEVKVFLIVMLVLFFLGFVLDFLEIIYIVVPIVGPVIYGGSFDPKWVTIMIAVNLQTSFLTPPFGFALFYLRGVAPKEVTTGHIYRGVIPFVLIQVLGLAILWFFPGIVTIVPDLIPN; this is encoded by the coding sequence ATGCTATTCGGACTTGATGGCGTCGAGATCGGGCTGATCATCGTATTCGCCACGCTTTTTGCGTCAATCCTCTCGGGCTTTCCGGTGGCCTTTGCCATCGGTGGTGCCGGGGTCATTTCCTTCGGGATCATCGCGGCGCTGGACAGCGCCGGTTTGTTGATTCACCAGGCCATTGACACCGGATCCGGCGCGTATGACGCGTTGGTGGCCAGCGGGGTCAATGCGGATTCCATATCGATCTTTCGCAACCCGGACCTGCCGCGCGCCGGCATTTCGGTCTTTCCCCAAGGGTGGGAGACTGCACTGGATCGCAATGTGTCCTTTATCGTCAACCGCATTAACGAACGCGTTCTGGCGGGGCAGAGCATCGAGACGCTTCTGGCGGTGCTGATGTTCGTGTTGATGGGGATTGTGCTGGAACGCTCCAAGATCGCCAACGACCTGCTGACCACGATGGCGCGGGTGTTTGGTCCGCTGCCCGGTGGTCTGGCGGTATCGATTGTGGTTGTGGGCGCGTTCCTTGCCGCGTCGACCGGCATTGTGGGCGCAACTGTGGTGACGATGGGCCTGCTAGCGCTGCCCACCATGCTGCGCAACAATTACTCGCCGGAACTGGCGACCGGAGTGATCGCGGCATCGGGTACGTTGGGGCAGATTATCCCGCCGTCGATCGTGATCGTCCTTTTGGGCACGCTTGCGGGGGATCTTTATTCTGCCGCACAGGACGCGCGGGCACAGCTTGCCGGGTGCACCGATGCGCTAACCTATCTGGGTGAGCCTGCGGTCGTGTCGGTCGGTACGCTGTTTCAGGCGGCGCTGCTGCCGGGGATCCTGCTGGCGATGCTCTATGCGCTCTATGCCTTTGGCTACGCCATGCTCAACCCACACAAGGCACCTGCGGTCGCGATGGGCGCCGCCAATGGTGAGATCATTACCAAAGGCGAAGGCTTTACCTGGTTCCTTGGTGTGCCAATTGCGATCATCGCCGGGACTCTGCTGCTGGCCGAGGTTGGTCTGGTGGGCAGCCAATCCACCACGGTCGACAGCTTTTCCGACATCGGTGAGGCGGCAAGTCTGCGCACAAATGTTGGCGCGGATTGTCAGGCGTCGATGATTGAACTGCATGGGCAGTCGGCATGGGATACAGCACTTGAGGAACAGGCGGCGATTGACGCGTCGGGCGGCGCGGTCGAAAGCCATCGACTGAGTGCAGAAGAGGTTACGCAGGCGCGGGCGGAAAAGGTGGCGAATGCGGCCCCGATTGGCACCGGCGTGGCGATCCTGCTGATCCTGATGGCAGTGCCGCTTGCCTTTGCCCGTGGGGTGTCACCTTCGTCTGCGCCAATGCCGCTGATCGTGGGCGCGATTGGTATTCTGGGTGTGATGCTGGTGGATGTGCTGTTTGTAGGGCCGCTGACCTCGTCCGGGGTTGTGGTGCTGCTGGTGGCGATACCGGCGGGTATCGCGCTCTGGGGCTGTCGCGAGGCGGCGATCCGCATGTCACAAAACGAACTAATCCGGGTGGTGTTTCCGCCGCTGGTGCTGATCGTTGCGGTGCTGGGGTCGATCCTGGGCGGCATCACCAACCCGACGCCTGCTGCGGCACTCGGGGCGGCGGGCGCGATCATGCTGGCGGCGTACCGCAAGCTGAAAGAGCAGGATCGTTCCCCCAAGATCATCCTTTATTCGACCTTTGCGGTGATGGTGATGATCCTGGTCGGCGTGAATTTTGATATGCGCATCAACCTTGCCGAAGGTGCCAGTGTCGAGACGTGGATCGCGTTCACAGTGGCTTATGCAGCGTATCTCTATGCCGGGTTCGGGCTGCTCTTTGCCTGTTGGGTGCTGTTCAAGTCCGGCGTGCTGACACCGGCAGTGCGCGAGACGGCCAAAGTTACCAGCATGGTGTTCACCATCCTGATCGCGTCACAGCTGCTGAACCTGGTGGTGATTTCGTTCGGCGGCGAACATTACATTCAGGATTTCCTCAAGAGCTTTGATTCCGAGGTCAAAGTCTTTCTGATCGTGATGCTGGTGCTGTTCTTTCTGGGCTTTGTTCTGGATTTTCTCGAGATCATCTACATCGTGGTGCCCATTGTGGGTCCGGTGATCTATGGTGGGTCGTTTGATCCAAAATGGGTGACGATCATGATCGCGGTGAACCTGCAGACGTCGTTCCTGACGCCGCCATTTGGGTTTGCGCTATTTTATCTACGCGGAGTCGCGCCAAAAGAGGTGACAACCGGACATATCTATCGCGGCGTGATCCCGTTCGTTTTGATCCAGGTGCTGGGTCTCGCAATCCTGTGGTTCTTCCCCGGCATTGTAACGATTGTGCCGGATCTGATCCCGAACTGA
- a CDS encoding TRAP transporter small permease subunit — MAFYNFGYAVTHPALWLDWSDKQAVMRFVYYGGSTEFFFVCFTGFLVLTAVGLWSNRFMWGCVRALEGLANVLGRTFAWAGLLMVLQQVVIVFMQRIFTRPDISIGFGIPLQFDISWWAEELKFYNALVVALCLTYTFVQGGHVRVDLVYSAVSYRAKRVIDMLGSLFFMMPMAVLIWLYGWFFMWRHLIVPNPSASDTLDRLLNKSRALRWNVETIGFSPNGFTAYFLFKILLVAFCGLIFLQAIAFFYRSFLEWTEGEDSEGKYLDRDVLEAGEEAYDHAEF, encoded by the coding sequence ATGGCGTTCTACAATTTCGGTTATGCGGTGACACATCCCGCGTTGTGGCTGGACTGGTCGGACAAGCAGGCGGTGATGCGATTTGTCTATTACGGCGGCTCGACCGAGTTTTTCTTTGTCTGTTTTACCGGGTTTCTGGTTCTGACGGCGGTGGGCCTGTGGTCCAACCGGTTCATGTGGGGCTGTGTGCGCGCACTCGAAGGGTTGGCCAACGTGCTGGGCCGCACCTTTGCCTGGGCGGGCCTGCTGATGGTGCTGCAACAGGTGGTCATCGTCTTCATGCAGCGGATCTTTACCCGGCCCGACATCTCGATCGGGTTCGGTATTCCGTTGCAGTTCGATATCAGCTGGTGGGCCGAAGAGCTCAAGTTTTACAACGCGTTGGTCGTGGCCCTGTGCCTGACTTACACGTTCGTTCAGGGCGGTCATGTGCGCGTCGATCTGGTGTATTCGGCGGTCAGCTACCGCGCGAAACGGGTGATCGACATGCTGGGCAGTCTGTTCTTTATGATGCCGATGGCGGTGCTGATCTGGCTGTACGGATGGTTCTTTATGTGGCGGCATCTGATCGTGCCAAACCCGTCAGCGTCCGACACGCTGGATCGATTGCTGAACAAATCCCGCGCCCTGCGCTGGAATGTTGAAACCATCGGCTTTAGCCCGAATGGCTTCACCGCCTATTTCCTATTCAAGATCCTGCTCGTTGCCTTTTGCGGGTTGATCTTTCTACAGGCCATAGCGTTCTTTTACCGCTCGTTCCTGGAGTGGACAGAAGGCGAGGATTCAGAAGGCAAATATCTAGATAGAGACGTGCTCGAAGCTGGTGAAGAAGCTTACGACCACGCGGAATTCTGA